GTCGGCGATATCTTCGAGCTCGGTCTCCCGGGCGGGTTCGATGATGCCTTTGCTCAAGAGCAGGTACACGGTCAGGTTTTTTGTCTTTGCGAACCGCTGGACGCCCCGGAGGAAACCGGCAAGATCGTTCCAGAAATTCGGCAGGGTGCTCTGGGTAGCAAGCTCGGTGATCGAATCGAGGATTACCATGCTCCCCGGCGCTACGGCATCGAATATCTGGATGAGCCGGAGGAAGATGTTCGCATGTTCGGAGCGTTTCTGGAGCCGGGCGAGCGTGTCGCTCTTGCTGTACCAGGTGTCGGGCACGATGCTCCGGTCGAAATACTGGTCGGAGAGATCCTCGAACCGGATCCCGGGGATCCCTTCGGTCACGCCATCTCCAAAGAATGACTGCACGATCTCATGCCGGACATCGGCTTCGAGCCGGGTGAACGTGACGTACACGATGCCGGCCGGGCAGACCTTTTCGGTCTCGCCGGGTTTAATCATGCACGAGAGCGAGTTCACCGTGGAACTGTACACGAATTCATAGTGGCCGGCCCCAATCTCCCCCAAAAGGAGGGTCATGGTCCCCGGCGGGATTCCCCCGTCAAGGATGGGATCGAGCGATGCGATCCCGGTCGGCATCCGTTGCGTCTGTATCTCCTGCATGTACCTGGCTCCGCGGTCTTTACCGCCGGCTGTCAAAGAAAATTATGCATCCTCTTGCTACATATACCTGTGGCGGGAACCGGCCGGAGGGTTATTGGCACGTTCTCCCGCCCGGTTTTTAAAAAAAGAGAAAAATAGTATTTATACGAGTCTCCCGAACTATAACCTGAATGGAACAGGAATCCCGGCAGGTGAAACGTAATGCGGCTCTCTGATCTTTTTTCAAAGAAAAAACAAGCGGAATCCCTGCCTGCCGATACCGGGCTCGGCCCGGACGATCTGGATATCCTGACCGATCCCCTTCCCGGACCTGCAGCGGCCCCGGGAAACGACCCCGCCCCGCAGCAGAAGCACCGCGAGGCCAGCTACCGGTACTATTTCCGGTTCCTGAGGGCGGGCGAGAAGACCGCGATCGAAGAGTACGATTTTGCCCGCGACGGGACGCTCGTCTCTGCGAGCCTTCCTGAGGGGTACGAACTTCTCGACCAGTACTGGATCGAAGAGGGGCGGACGCTCGTTTACATCGCGCTCAATAAAAAAACCAACCAGACCGAGTATCTCCTCTTCGAGCCCCCGCTCTCCGAGTTCGAGTACGAAATCCTGGAGCGCATCCACGAAGATCTCCTCGATGTCCTGATCCTGACCGGCGATGAGATCACAAAAGACCGGCGGGAGATCCTCCTTACCAAGGCATTTGCGCTTCTGGAGGACTACGGTCTCCGGCTTGACCGGATCTCGCTCTTTAAGATCGAATACTACCTGATCCGGAACTTCATCGGCTGGTCCCGTATCGACCCCCTCATGAAGGATCCCCGGCTCGAAGATATCTCCTGCGACGGGAGCAGGATCCCGATCTTCCTGTACCACCGGACCTACCGGAACATCCGGACCAACATCGCCTTTGAATCCGAAGTCCTTACCTCGCTTGCAATTACGCTTGCCCAGCGGTCCGGCAAGCACATCTCGACCGGGTCGCCCATGCTCGATGCAACGCTGCCCGACGGCTCCCGTCTCCAGCTGACGCTCGGGACGGAAGTGACGACCCGGGGCACCTCGTTTACGATCCGTAAGTTCCGTGAAGACCCGTTCTCACCCATCGAGCTCATGGAGATCGGGACGTTTACAAGCGACGAACTCGTGTACTTCTGGCTTGCGATAGAAAACAACATGAGCATGCTGTTTATCGGCGGGACGGCCTCGGGGAAGACCACGTCCTTAAATGCGGTCTCGCTCTTTATCCCCCCCAGTGCAAAGGTCGTCTCCATCGAGGATACCCGGGAGATCACGCTCTACCACGACAACTGGATCGCGAGCGTGACCCGGGATGCCCTTT
This sequence is a window from Methanoregula sp. UBA64. Protein-coding genes within it:
- a CDS encoding RAD55 family ATPase, which codes for MQEIQTQRMPTGIASLDPILDGGIPPGTMTLLLGEIGAGHYEFVYSSTVNSLSCMIKPGETEKVCPAGIVYVTFTRLEADVRHEIVQSFFGDGVTEGIPGIRFEDLSDQYFDRSIVPDTWYSKSDTLARLQKRSEHANIFLRLIQIFDAVAPGSMVILDSITELATQSTLPNFWNDLAGFLRGVQRFAKTKNLTVYLLLSKGIIEPARETELEDIADAVFLFRWEESTGSRRQRIMYFEKFRGVMPHLEEHDLVKFAVKISTTGGFEVSNIRMVI
- a CDS encoding type II/IV secretion system ATPase subunit, whose amino-acid sequence is MRLSDLFSKKKQAESLPADTGLGPDDLDILTDPLPGPAAAPGNDPAPQQKHREASYRYYFRFLRAGEKTAIEEYDFARDGTLVSASLPEGYELLDQYWIEEGRTLVYIALNKKTNQTEYLLFEPPLSEFEYEILERIHEDLLDVLILTGDEITKDRREILLTKAFALLEDYGLRLDRISLFKIEYYLIRNFIGWSRIDPLMKDPRLEDISCDGSRIPIFLYHRTYRNIRTNIAFESEVLTSLAITLAQRSGKHISTGSPMLDATLPDGSRLQLTLGTEVTTRGTSFTIRKFREDPFSPIELMEIGTFTSDELVYFWLAIENNMSMLFIGGTASGKTTSLNAVSLFIPPSAKVVSIEDTREITLYHDNWIASVTRDALSEGSTSINMFDLLKAAMRQRPEYILVGEVRGDEAQTLFQAMNTGHTTFSTMHAGSVDAAIHRLESEPLNVPRNMVQALNVISVQALIYRGTERVRRAQEIVEVIGIDPSTGNLQVNNVFVYDPVHDKTAYSGRSRIYSSIAERRGWTRDQLETEIAVRKNLLEEMRSQGIRDYISVASLFHNYHINRADVLAHIADLRQVL